TGCCCAGCGCGACGCCGCTGACGTACGCGCAGGCGATGGGCAAGAAGTACCCGCTCAGCGCCACGCTGAAGGGCTCGGGGAAGTTCGAAGCGGTCCCCGGCATCGACAAGGCACCCGGCACGGGGCGGAAGTACACCTACCGTGTGGACGTGGAGAAGGGGCTCGGCCTCGACGGCGAACTCTTCGCACAAGCCGTGCACAAGACCCTCAACGACGACCGCAGCTGGTCCCACAACGGCGCCCGCACCTTCGAGCGCGTCCACTCCGGCAAGCCCGACTTCGTGATCACGCTGGCCAGCCCCGGCACCACCGCCGTCTGGTGCCTCAAGTCCGGCCTCGACACCGCGGAGGACAACGTCTCGTGCGATTCGGCCTCGACCGAGCGCGTGATGATCAACGCCTATCGCTGGGCGCAGGGCTCGAAGACCTACGGTGACGCGATTCACGCCTACCGCCAGATGCTGATCAACCACGAGGTCGGCCACCGCCTCGGCCACAACCACGTCACCTGCGACAAGAACGGTGAGTTGGCGCCGGTCATGCAGCAGCAGACGAAGTTCCTCGACCACGACGGAATCCACTGTCTGCCCAATCCCTGGCCCTACCCGGGGAGTTGACGGGCGGCACTCTCGTCACATGGACTTGCGTTCCGGCTGGAGAAGGGCGCCGCACTGGCCCTGGCCGGCGAGTCCGGCTCCGGCAAGTCCACCGCCCTTGAACGAAACGTAATCAGTCGATCTCTTAGCGCGACCGAACGCGGTCCGTGTGGGAAAGTTACGACCGTTCACCCCTTTTGGTGGCGCGATGGACAACCGTCCGCCGCGCCACCGTCATGTCCGCATACCTTCTTCCCGCTGCGAGCCGCCGGGGCAATGGCGGCTCCTCATGCGGGAGATCGGGGGTGTGTTCGTGCGCATCGGACTGCTTACGGAAGGTGGCTATCCGCATGTGAGCGGTGACGCCAGGCTCTGGTGTGACCGACTTGTGCGCGGGCTCGGGCGGCACGAGTTCGAGATCTATGCGCTCAGCCGCAGCGAGCGGCAGGAAGCCGAGGGCTGGATCCCGCTGCCGCCGCAGGTCAGCCGGGTACGGACGGCGCCTCTGTGGACCGCGGGGGACGACGGGGTCGCGTACGGGCGCCGGGCGCGGCGGCAATTCGCCGAGGCGTACGAGGAATTGGCCGCCGCATTCTGTGCGGCACCGGAGCCCGGGGCGCCGCAGAGCGCGTCCGGACCGGTCGGGCCCGAGGAGGACCGTTTCGGCAACGCCCTCTACGCGCTTGCCGAACTCGCCCGCGACGAGGGCGGACTGGTCGGCGCCCTGCGTTCCGAGACCGCCGTCCGCGCACTGGAACGCGCCTGCCGCGCCCCGGGCGCCATCCGGGCGGCGCGCACGGCACGTGTCCCCGATCTGCTGGATGTGGCCGCGCACGTCGAACGTGCCCTGCGCCCTCTCTCGCTCGACTGGTACGAGGACGACGGGCTCGGCTCGGTCGACCTCTGCCATGCCACGACGGGCGGCGCCGCGGCCCTGCCCGGGCTCCTCGCCGGGCACTTCGCGGGGGTCCCGCTGCTGGTCACCGAGTACGGCGTGCACCTGCGGGCGCACTACCTGGGCACGTCGGGCGGAGGGCCCTCCGCGGTGCGCGCGCTCCTCGCCTCCTTCCAGCGCCGGCTCGCCTCCGAGGTGTACCGGCGGGCCGTGTGCATCACGCCCGGCAACACCCATGCCCGCCGCTGGCAGGAGCGGTGCGGCGCCGACCGGGACAAGCTGCGCACGGTCTACCCCGGCATGGAGGCGTCCCGGTTCACCGAAGTGGGCGAGTCGGCCGACTGCGGGGATCCTCACACGCTGGTCTGGGTCGGTCGCGTCGAGCCCGCCAAGGACCTGATCTCCCTGCTCCATGCCTTCGCGGAGATCCGCAAGGAGGATCCGAAGGCGCGGCTCCGGATCATCGGATCCGCAGCCGACGCCGAGGGTGAGGCCTACCTCGGGCACTGCAGGGCACTGGCCGCTCAGCTCTTCCCCGACGAGGCGGAAGGCGTGCACGCCGTCGGTGACAACCCGGTGTCCTTCGAGGAGATCGGCGGCCCGGAGGTGCCCGATCGGGCGGAGGCCTACGCGGCCGGGGCGGTCGTCGTCCTGTCGAGCGTCGTCGAAGGCTTTCCGATCAGTCTGGTGGAGGCCATGTTCTGCGGCCGCGCCACGGTGTCCACCGACGTGGGCGCGGTGGTCGAGGTCATCGGTGGTACGGGCCTCGTGGTCCCACCGCGCAACCCGCGGGCGCTCGCGGAGGCGTGTCTGGCGATGCTGCGCGACCCCGAGCGCCGTGAACGCCTGGGTGCGGCCGCCCGCGCGAGAGCCCAGGAGCTCTTCACCGTCGAGCAGAACGTGGCGGCATTTCACGGTATTTACCTGGAGATCGTCTCCCGTGCGCCGGTGCGACGGGTGCTCGTGGACGACGCGGGGGAACCGCTGCCCTTCGGGGTGCCGGCGGAGGCGCATCTGCCCGGCCGCTGGACCGAGCTGCGCCACCTCGCCGGGAAACCGCGCTGGGCATGGGCACCGGGCCGCGCGGTGGCACCCGTACGCGCCGCCGGGCCGTTCCAGGAACCCGTCCCGGCGACGGAGGGCGCGCTATGAGCGACCTGGGAGAACTGGATCGCCGTGGCACCCCGGGCAGGCCCGGAGGGTGGGACGCGCGGTCGCAGGAATGGCTCGCCGGTGCGGGGGAGACGGGCTTCCACGCGGAGGAGGCGACAGGGGCAGGCGTACGCGCGGACGCGGGAACGGCGGGCTCCGGCGCCGAAACGGCGGCGAGGGCCGCCGTGCTCGGGACCGCGCGCGCGGCCCGCACGGGCGCGCCCGAGGCGTTCCGCGCCGGGTTGTGCGGCGCGGAAGGCGCGCCGGACCTGCGCGGGGGCGCGCTCGACGAGGCCCAGGCCGAGAAGGGGGACGAGTCCTGGACATCGGAGGGTGCGCGTGTCGCGCAGAGGGGCGCGCGCGACGAATCTCCCGCCGGGGCACGCCCCGACGCAGTTCCAGACGACGCGCGTCCCGATGAATCGTCGGCCGAGGCGCGTCCCGATGGATCGCCCGCCGAGGCGCGCACGGATCTCACCGCGCCGGAGCGCGCGCTCCACACGGCAGCCGACGCCACGAGCCCCGCGCCCAACGCCGGCGCCAACCCGTCTCGCAAAACCCCCGGCCGCCGGGGCGCCGCCGACCCCGTCAAGGCCCTCATGCACCAGCACCGTGACCTTTGCGAGCGCGCTGTCGACCCCTTGGAGATCGCGGCCGGCCTTGAGGCCCACGGCCTGACCGACCGGACCGCCGCGCGCTTCCGGCATCGCGACGTGTTCTCGCTCGCCGAGGAGATGTACGCGCGCGTACCGCGCGACGGCGACCAGCCCCGGCAGCCTCCCGCACCTCCGGACGTCCGCCGCGGGCACTGGTCCTGGGCCGTCCTGGCGCTGCTCCCCGGCGCTCTGTGCGCGGGCGCTGTCATCGGGCTGCGGCTCACCGAAGGCCGGCTCCGCCTCGCCGTCGCCGTGCTCGGTGCCGTCGCCGTAGTGCTCGGTCTGCGCGTGGCGCTATTCCGAGGTCCCCTGCACGCCCCCTCCCACGCCACCCCGGCCGCCACGCGCGCGTGGACGTGTTGGCTGCTCGCGTACGCACTCCTCGGCGACGGGCTGCTGCGCGCCGCGCTGGACGGCGGCCCCGACGGTCCCTGGCCCCTGGCCACCGCGCCCGTCCTGGCGCTCGCCCTGGCCTGCGGCCCGGCCGCCTGGTGTGCCCACCTCCTCGCCGTCCGCGCCCGCCGCAGACTCGCCGTCAGCCGTGGCCTTGAGGAGTTCGCGTCCTCCGTCACCCCACTGCTCCTGGGCGTGTTCGGACTTTTTCTGTGCGGTCTGGGCGCGCTGCTGGCGCTGTGCGGGGCCGTACTCGGCGAGCCCGCCGCGTACGCCGGCGCCGGTTCCCTCGGCGCGCTCCTGCTGCTCGCCCGCCTGCTCACCGTGCATGGCTTCGGCCACGCCCCGGCAGTCGTCCTCGGTGCCGCGGCCGCCGCCGAGGCGACCGCGCTGACCACGGTCTTCGTCGGCCGCCTTCCCGGCTGCTCGTTCCTGGCCACCCCGGTCGAGACCCTGGCCGCCAACAGGGGCACGGACGCCGTCCCGGCCCTCGTCTGCGCCCTCGCCGCCCTGACCCTGCTGCTGTACGCGACCCGCACCCTGACCCGGGCCTCGGCCCATGCCCGGCCACCCGGATCACCCTGAGCAGCGGCCCATGACACACCCCCACCTCCGACGCCATGGGCCGCCACCGTTGCCCGGGACACCGTCCCCACTCCCGGCACACCCCTCCCGCGGGGCCGACACCGCGGGCTCCTCTCATCCCACGGCACCACCCCTGAAGGAGAACGTCAGATGATCACCTCCCGAACCGGAGAGTCCGCCCCGGGAGCCGCCCGATGAGGGTCCTGCTGATCGGAGCCAACGGATACCTCGGCCGCTTCGTGGCCGACCGCCTGCTCGCCGACCCGGCCGTGCAGCTCACCGCGCTCGGCCGCGGCGACGACGCCGACGTACGGTTCGACCTCGCGTCCGGCAGCCCCGGCGCGCTCACCCGCTTCCTGGACGCCGTGCACCCCGGGGTCGTCATCAACTGCGCCGGAGCCATCCGCGGCGGCGCCCGCGAACTCACCCGGCACAACACCGTCGCCGTCGCCACCGTCTGCGAGGCCCTGCGCCGCAGCGGCTGCGGGGCCCGACTGGTCCAGATCGGCTGCGGCGCCGAATACGGACCGAGCCAGCCCGGTTCCTCCACGGCAGAGGACGCGGTCCCGCGCCCCGGAGGCCCGTACGGCGTCAGCAAGCTCGCCGCCACCGAACTGGTCCTCGGCTCAGGGCTCGACGCGGTCGTGCTCCGCGTGTTCTCGCCCGCCGGGCCCGGCACCCCCGCGGGATCTCCGCTCGGTCGGCTCGCCGAGGCCCTGCGCCGCGCCATGCAGTCGGGCGACGGCGAACTCAAGCTCGGCGGGCTCGGCGTCCAGCGCGACTTCGTCGACGTACGCGACGTCGCCCGCGCCGTCCACGCCGCCTCCCTCTCCGCCGCCCAGGGAGTGATCAACATCGGCTCGGGCCGCGCCGTACGCCTGCGTGACGCGGCCGCCGTCCTCGCCCGCGTCGCCGGCTACGGCGGTGCCCTGCACGAACTCGACGGCCCGCCCGGACCGGTGCGGCCGTCCATCGGCCATCCCCGGGGCGAATCGGAGCACGCCACTCCAGTCGCGTACCCCTACCCGGACGGCTGCGGCAGCTGGCAGCAGGCCGACGTGCGCACCGCCCGCGACCGGCTCGGCTGGCGGCCCCGGATCAACCTCGAAGAGTCCCTCGCCGACATCTGGATGGAGGCGGCATGCCGCATCTGACCAGCGTGACGACGGGCACCACGAGCACCGGCCTGGGCCCCGGCCTCGGCATCCCGGGCTATGCGCACCCCCTCGTCGCCCCCTTGGAGTGGGGCGAACTCACCCGCCCGGGCACCCCTGTCCACTGGGTCGTCCTCAATGTGAGCGGGGGCCCCGGCGCTCGGCCCGACCCACACTGCCTGGAGGCCGCGGGACGGCTGCACACCGTCGGCGTGCGTGTTCTCGGTCACCTCGATGCCGCATACGGCGCGCGCACCCATGGCGAGCTGATCTCCGAGGCGCACCGGTATGTCGACTGGTACCGGGTCGACGGCTTCTTCCTGAACCGCTGCCCCACCGAACGCGCCATGCTTCCCGAGGTCGGCCGCACGATCACAACTCTGCGATCCCTCCTTCACCACGGGCACATGGTCCTGGGACACGGCACCCACCCGTATCCCGGCTACGTGGAGTACGCCGACCAGCTGGTCACCTTCTCCGGCTCCTGGAGCGACTACCGCTGGTCGCAGGTGGCCGAGTGGACTGCCGACCACCCGCCCGAGCGGTTCTGCCACTTCGTCCACGGTGTGCCTCGCGGCCACCTCGACGAGGCGCTGCGCATAGCCCGCTGGCAGGGCGCCGCGACCATCTGGTTCACCGACCGCACGGATCGGGGCGGCCGCGCCGACCCCTGGGAGGGCATGCCCGGTTACTGGGACGAAATCGTCTCGCGGGTCGGGACGGGTGTCTCGGAATGAAGAAGGGCGTGGCAGTGTTACGGGGAGAACAACTGTAGTGATTGACCGACCAACGGAGTCCCCGTGTCGCTGCCACCCCTGGTCGAGCCGGCCGCCGAGCTCACCGTAGACGAGGTCCGCAGGTACTCCCGCCA
The Streptomyces sp. CGMCC 4.7035 DNA segment above includes these coding regions:
- a CDS encoding DUF3492 domain-containing protein, whose protein sequence is MRIGLLTEGGYPHVSGDARLWCDRLVRGLGRHEFEIYALSRSERQEAEGWIPLPPQVSRVRTAPLWTAGDDGVAYGRRARRQFAEAYEELAAAFCAAPEPGAPQSASGPVGPEEDRFGNALYALAELARDEGGLVGALRSETAVRALERACRAPGAIRAARTARVPDLLDVAAHVERALRPLSLDWYEDDGLGSVDLCHATTGGAAALPGLLAGHFAGVPLLVTEYGVHLRAHYLGTSGGGPSAVRALLASFQRRLASEVYRRAVCITPGNTHARRWQERCGADRDKLRTVYPGMEASRFTEVGESADCGDPHTLVWVGRVEPAKDLISLLHAFAEIRKEDPKARLRIIGSAADAEGEAYLGHCRALAAQLFPDEAEGVHAVGDNPVSFEEIGGPEVPDRAEAYAAGAVVVLSSVVEGFPISLVEAMFCGRATVSTDVGAVVEVIGGTGLVVPPRNPRALAEACLAMLRDPERRERLGAAARARAQELFTVEQNVAAFHGIYLEIVSRAPVRRVLVDDAGEPLPFGVPAEAHLPGRWTELRHLAGKPRWAWAPGRAVAPVRAAGPFQEPVPATEGAL
- a CDS encoding NAD-dependent epimerase/dehydratase family protein, yielding MRVLLIGANGYLGRFVADRLLADPAVQLTALGRGDDADVRFDLASGSPGALTRFLDAVHPGVVINCAGAIRGGARELTRHNTVAVATVCEALRRSGCGARLVQIGCGAEYGPSQPGSSTAEDAVPRPGGPYGVSKLAATELVLGSGLDAVVLRVFSPAGPGTPAGSPLGRLAEALRRAMQSGDGELKLGGLGVQRDFVDVRDVARAVHAASLSAAQGVINIGSGRAVRLRDAAAVLARVAGYGGALHELDGPPGPVRPSIGHPRGESEHATPVAYPYPDGCGSWQQADVRTARDRLGWRPRINLEESLADIWMEAACRI
- a CDS encoding spherulation-specific family 4 protein, translated to MPHLTSVTTGTTSTGLGPGLGIPGYAHPLVAPLEWGELTRPGTPVHWVVLNVSGGPGARPDPHCLEAAGRLHTVGVRVLGHLDAAYGARTHGELISEAHRYVDWYRVDGFFLNRCPTERAMLPEVGRTITTLRSLLHHGHMVLGHGTHPYPGYVEYADQLVTFSGSWSDYRWSQVAEWTADHPPERFCHFVHGVPRGHLDEALRIARWQGAATIWFTDRTDRGGRADPWEGMPGYWDEIVSRVGTGVSE